The Raphanus sativus cultivar WK10039 chromosome 2, ASM80110v3, whole genome shotgun sequence genome includes a region encoding these proteins:
- the LOC108843040 gene encoding uncharacterized protein LOC108843040 isoform X1 has product MGPAWFGKIYNKLETILVEVDTFTSQSTLCLNSGDPSGWESVRFDPDESGEDPSSDLQQHHDRLGLPRCDSPSDPPSHQNFDVSGYVGVEDLQVEEDILKEDLSVSSSSSSSSDGETLSGASLIQEYCAGNLTSATRHGDEESQISNTLTPQKFSANKVGNVEEVKVESFRDYVSTESQSTTQSSGESFGTVIERNDDPDTLGISIDDSNLNQTETKSSDASVQDNVADMRYSNEEDDSDDVINGKFDAAPLDTKALSFREEPSCVDDNALYALHVRTKKLRSVKRKILDALATKRIREKEYEQLAIWFGDADMGSDLVKEAIDSKSSQVLESEDSQWELL; this is encoded by the exons ATGGGTCCAGCATGGTTTGGTAAAATCTACAACAAGCTTGAAACTATACTTGTGGAGGTGGACACTTTCACTTCACAG AGCACTCTTTGTTTAAATTCAGGTGATCCTTCTGGATGGGAATCTGTAAGATTTGATCCAGATGAGTCCGGAGAGGACCCTTCTTCTGATTTGCAGCAACACCATGACCGGCTCGGTTTACCGAGGTGTGACAGTCCTTCTGATCCACCATCGCATCAGAACTTTGACGTTTCAGGATATGTAGGGGTTGAGGATTTACAAGTTGAAGAGGATATATTGAAGGAGGATTTGTcagtctcctcctcctcttcctcgtcGTCTGATGGAGAAACACTCTCTGGAGCTTCATTGATTCAAGAGTACTGTGCTGGTAATCTCACATCAGCTACTAGACATGGCGATGAGGAGTCTCAGATCAGTAACACTTTAACTCCTCAGAAATTTTCTGCTAATAAAGTGGGAAATGTAGAAGAAGTTAAGGTTGAATCGTTCAGAGATTATGTTTCCACAGAATCTCAGTCTACTACTCAAAGCTCGGGAGAAAGTTTTGGGACTGTAATAGAACGTAATGATGATCCAGATACGCTTGGGATCTCTATAGATGATTCAAAtctaaatcaaaccgaaacAAAGAGTTCAGATGCGTCTGTTCAAGATAATGTGGCAGACATGAGATACTCTAATGAGGAGG ATGATTCAGATGATGTGATTAATGGCAAATTTGATGCTGCTCCACTGGATACCAAAGCATTATCATTTCGAGAAGAGCCCTCCTGTGTTGACGACAATGCACTCTATGCACTCCATGTCAGGACCAAGAAGCTCAGATCGGTAAAG AGAAAGATCTTGGATGCTTTAGCTACAAAAAGAATAAGAGAGAAGGAGTATGAGCAGCTTGCAATTTGGTTTGGAGATGCAGATATGGGTTCTGATCTGGTCAAAGAAGCCATAGACTCCAAAAGCTCACAGGTACTTGAATCAGAAGATTCCCAATGGGAGCTATTGTGA
- the LOC108841441 gene encoding uncharacterized protein LOC108841441, translating into MATSSFSSRGAQTVNTIFVKPMLRKSIHKKSGSQDIVRESVKSDGASVREAEMKTMRGFSVAGETTSTSSESSWVPHETTGIYYPKGQEKVMQDVPPPPAGSHVDELVNWFF; encoded by the exons ATGGCAACTTCCAGCTTCTCGTCTCGTGGTGCGCAAACCGTGAACACCATTTTCGTCAA ACCGATGCTTAGGAAATCTATCCACAAGAAGAGCGGGTCACAAGACATAGTGAGGGAGTCGGTGAAGAGTGATGGCGCCAGCGTCCGAGAGGCCGAGATGAAGACGATGAGAGGTTTCTCCGTGGCCGGAGAGACGACGTCAACATCGTCAGAGAGTAGTTGGGTCCCACATGAAACCACGGGAATATACTATCCAAAGGGACAAGAGAAGGTGATGCAAGATGTGCCTCCTCCTCCAGCTGGTAGCCATGTGGACGAGCTAGTTAACTGGTTCTTTTGA
- the LOC108831432 gene encoding putative RING-H2 finger protein ATL61, with the protein MSDIMEILISAICMLFLGFEYWVVYHRGDKNAHRVFLVGIVLGASLELLGLLLSGAYKDYFVDNDDDDDANNDHGLGASGDRVIINITELASVSRSILIRSIPVVGFSPRKFEDGVECVVCLSELEEGDKAKLLPSCKHWFHAHCIDAWLESHATCPICRTRVRLFKTNEPSSRSNLTCSYERSADVTSEVVIDIPT; encoded by the coding sequence ATGAGCGACATTATGGAGATACTTATTAGTGCTATCTGTATGCTTTTTCTTGGCTTCGAGTATTGGGTTGTTTATCATCGTGGTGACAAGAATGCCCACAGAGTTTTTTTGGTTGGTATCGTTCTGGGTGCTTCCCTTGAACTCCTTGGACTACTACTGTCTGGCGCCTATAAAGATTACTTTgttgataatgatgatgatgatgatgccaACAATGATCATGGTTTGGGTGCCAGCGGTGACCGTGTTATCATCAACATCACGGAGTTGGCCAGTGTTAGCCGCTCCATCCTCATCCGATCAATCCCCGTCGTTGGTTTTAGCCCTCGGAAATTCGAGGACGGCGTCGAGTGCGTCGTTTGCCTCTCTGAGCTCGAAGAAGGAGACAAAGCCAAGCTCTTGCCGAGCTGTAAACACTGGTTTCACGCCCACTGCATCGACGCTTGGCTTGAGTCGCACGCTACTTGTCCTATCTGCAGAACGAGAGTGCGCCTGTTCAAAACTAACGAACCAAGTTCCCGCAGCAATCTAACTTGTTCTTATGAGCGTTCAGCAGATGTGACGTCGGAGGTTGTAATAGACATCCCGACATGA
- the LOC108843039 gene encoding transcription factor GTE3, chloroplastic, giving the protein MASGAIAPKAKHKRSEISNKRTKPTTASARSERPPSSFPSNPLMSEDKMKISLNSISKLEARNLKRKLTSELEKVRTFINRLDKKKGGGCSDKGKAQVLKSCGGLLSKLMKHKFGWIFNTPVDAVKSGLHDYHTIVKKPMDLGTVKSRLSNKYESPLEFAEDVRLTFNNALLYNPVGHEVHRMAEFLLNMFEEKWAPLQTQYQSLNSSQQERAPPPIVVEDRTLERAESMTNAVEPAALTVSPEKREEEDRDLTFEEKRRLSEDLQDLPFDKLEEVVEIIKKRTPELEQQDDEIELDIDSLDLETLWELYRFVTGYKESLSKKKEEGGLGSEREGESVHESVQEPNTLVTGPVSTKVTESGHVASPVRQVNAGGSSSSSSSSGSGSSSDSDSDTGN; this is encoded by the exons ATGGCGTCTGGTGCTATAGCTCCGAAGGCAAAGCACAAACGGAGCGAAATCAGCAACAAAAGAACGAAACCCACGACGGCGTCGGCGAGATCGGAGAGGCCGCCGTCGTCGTTTCCGTCGAATCCACTTATGTCGGAAGATAAGATGAAGATAAGTCTGAACTCAATCTCGAAGCTCGAAGCTCGCAACTTGAAGCGGAAACTAACGTCCGAGCTCGAAAAAGTCAGGACCTTTATCAACCGCCTCGACAAGAAGAAGGGAGGAGGTTGTTCCGACAAAGGTAAAGCTCAGGTTTTGAAGAGCTGCGGTGGCTTGCTTTCGAAGCTGATGAAGCACAAGTTTGGGTGGATTTTCAATACCCCGGTTGATGCGGTTAAATCCGGTTTACATGATTACCACACGATTGTTAAGAAGCCTATGGATTTAGGGACGGTTAAGAGTAGGTTGAGTAATAAGTACGAGTCTCCCTTGGAGTTTGCTGAGGATGTGAGGCTTACTTTTAACAATGCGTTGCTGTATAACCCTGTGGGGCATGAGGTTCATCGTATGGCTGAGTTTTTGTTGAACATGTTTGAAGAGAAGTGGGCCCCGCTTCAAACACAGTATCAGTCTCTTAATAGTAGTCAACAAGAACGAGCTCCTCCTCCTATAGTGGTTGAGGATAGGACTTTGGAGAGAGCAGAGTCTATGACAAACGCGGTGGAGCCTGCAGCTCTAACCGTTTCCCCTGAGAAGCGTGAAGAAGAGGATAGGGACTTGACGTTTGAGGAGAAGCGGAGACTTAGTGAAGACCTTCAGGATTTGCCTTTTGATAAGCTAGAGGAAGTTGTTGAGATTATAAAGAAGAGGACACCGGAACTTGAACAACAAGACGATGAGATTGAGTTGGATATTGATAGTCTTGACCTCGAAACGCTTTGGGAGCTTTATAGGTTTGTGACAGGATATAAGGAGAGCTTGAGTAAGAAAAAGGAAGAGGGTGGATTGGGATCAGAAAGAGAAGGTGAATCTGTTCACGAGAGTGTCCAAGAACCT AACACTCTAGTAACTGGCCCTGTATCGACGAAAGTTACAGAATCAG GTCATGTGGCATCTCCAGTTCGTCAAGTAAATGCTGGTGGATCAAGTAGTTCTAGTAGTAGTAGTGGATCAGGCTCTTCTAGTG ATTCTGACAGTGATACTGGTAACTAA
- the LOC108841390 gene encoding CLAVATA3/ESR (CLE)-related protein 1 yields the protein MANLKFLMCLFLICVSLSRSSASRPLQQGFANADGSRRGRMMREAEKVLKANMEKLMERGFNESMRLSPGGPDPRHH from the coding sequence ATGGCTAACTTGAAGTTTTTGATGTGTCTGTTCTTGATCTGTGTTTCGTTGTCGCGATCATCAGCATCTCGGCCATTGCAGCAAGGGTTTGCAAACGCAGATGGAAGTAGACGAGGGCGTATGATGAGAGAAGCAGAAAAAGTGTTGAAAGCTAATATGGAAAAGCTAATGGAGAGAGGTTTTAATGAGTCCATGAGACTAAGCCCTGGAGGTCCTGATCCTCGTCATCATTGA
- the LOC108843040 gene encoding uncharacterized protein LOC108843040 isoform X3, producing the protein MGPAWFGKIYNKLETILVEVDTFTSQSTLCLNSGDPSGWESVRFDPDESGEDPSSDLQQHHDRLGLPRCDSPSDPPSHQNFDVSGYVGVEDLQVEEDILKEDLSVSSSSSSSSDGETLSGASLIQEYCAGNLTSATRHGDEESQISNTLTPQKFSANKVGNVEEVKVESFRDYVSTESQSTTQSSGESFGTVIERNDDPDTLGISIDDSNLNQTETKSSDASVQDNVADMRYSNEEDDVINGKFDAAPLDTKALSFREEPSCVDDNALYALHVRTKKLRSVKRKILDALATKRIREKEYEQLAIWFGDADMGSDLVKEAIDSKSSQVLESEDSQWELL; encoded by the exons ATGGGTCCAGCATGGTTTGGTAAAATCTACAACAAGCTTGAAACTATACTTGTGGAGGTGGACACTTTCACTTCACAG AGCACTCTTTGTTTAAATTCAGGTGATCCTTCTGGATGGGAATCTGTAAGATTTGATCCAGATGAGTCCGGAGAGGACCCTTCTTCTGATTTGCAGCAACACCATGACCGGCTCGGTTTACCGAGGTGTGACAGTCCTTCTGATCCACCATCGCATCAGAACTTTGACGTTTCAGGATATGTAGGGGTTGAGGATTTACAAGTTGAAGAGGATATATTGAAGGAGGATTTGTcagtctcctcctcctcttcctcgtcGTCTGATGGAGAAACACTCTCTGGAGCTTCATTGATTCAAGAGTACTGTGCTGGTAATCTCACATCAGCTACTAGACATGGCGATGAGGAGTCTCAGATCAGTAACACTTTAACTCCTCAGAAATTTTCTGCTAATAAAGTGGGAAATGTAGAAGAAGTTAAGGTTGAATCGTTCAGAGATTATGTTTCCACAGAATCTCAGTCTACTACTCAAAGCTCGGGAGAAAGTTTTGGGACTGTAATAGAACGTAATGATGATCCAGATACGCTTGGGATCTCTATAGATGATTCAAAtctaaatcaaaccgaaacAAAGAGTTCAGATGCGTCTGTTCAAGATAATGTGGCAGACATGAGATACTCTAATGAGGAGG ATGATGTGATTAATGGCAAATTTGATGCTGCTCCACTGGATACCAAAGCATTATCATTTCGAGAAGAGCCCTCCTGTGTTGACGACAATGCACTCTATGCACTCCATGTCAGGACCAAGAAGCTCAGATCGGTAAAG AGAAAGATCTTGGATGCTTTAGCTACAAAAAGAATAAGAGAGAAGGAGTATGAGCAGCTTGCAATTTGGTTTGGAGATGCAGATATGGGTTCTGATCTGGTCAAAGAAGCCATAGACTCCAAAAGCTCACAGGTACTTGAATCAGAAGATTCCCAATGGGAGCTATTGTGA
- the LOC108841962 gene encoding uncharacterized protein LOC108841962: MKIGAVRESWLVRTPVTPPAIRALIHRNEKPQQLGFALSKRLSRGVVMEVQGGRGYESPWHEKPYETLPTGKKVYVDESDVVTFLDPPKELIPLDPTSYNPAAYLWKKIEDIPEERRHRLLQFLEPRLISRAWEIAGSRYEDSKLAKMAASKLFTTGGDAEVSLEYFNCRTSNGPLIISWIKSFKMAVFSSNNGQIYGRVCGGPIVSTLANAFSPLYFEVTEAVEVMATEEPCDIACTFGDGLLAIEDYPQGFPRPAKHPYPFDDSVVIYIRHIGPGVCVGQAWQEGKELQQVPQRLCSDVLMVRQYS; encoded by the exons ATGAAGATAGGGGCGGTTCGGGAGAGTTGGCTGGTACGGACTCCGGTAACTCCTCCGGCGATTCGCGCCTTAATTCACCGGAATGAAAAGCCGCAGCAGCTCGGGTTTGCTCTCTCGAAGA GGTTGTCTCGTGGTGTGGTTATGGAGGTTCAGGGAGGGAGAGGATATGAGTCTCCCTGGCATGAGAAACCTTATGAAACTCTTCCCACTGGCAAAAAGGTTTACGTTGACGAATCAGATGTTGTAACGTTTCTTGATCCTCCCAAGGAGTTGATTCCATTGGACCCTACTTCATATAACCCAGCTGCTTATCTCTG GAAAAAGATTGAAGATATCCCTGAAGAGAGGCGCCACCGCTTGCTGCAATTTCTAGAGCCAAG GCTTATATCAAGAGCGTGGGAAATAGCAGGCTCTCGTTATGAAGATTCGAAATTAGCTAAAATGGCTGCATCAAAGTTGTTCACTACTGGAGGAGATGCGGAAGTGTCACTTGAATACTTTAACTGCCGAACAAGTAATG GTCCACTAATCATATCCTGGATAAAGTCCTTCAAGATG GCTGTGTTTTCCTCCAACAACGGCCAAATCTATGGGCGTGTTTGTG GTGGACCGATAGTCTCAACCCTTGCCAATGCTTTCAGCCCGCTTTACTTTGAGGTCACAGAAGCTGTGGAAGTAATGGCCACAGAAGAACCCTGCGACATAGCCTGCACATTTGGTGATGGGCTTCTTGCCATTGAAGATTACCCACAAGGGTTTCCTCGACCAG CCAAGCATCCCTATCCGTTCGACGACAGTGTTGTCATATACATACGACATATAGGTCCTGGTGTATGCGTAGGACAGGCATGGCAAGAAGGTAAAGAACTGCAACAAGTTCCTCAAAGATTATGCTCCGACGTTCTTATGGTCAGACAGTACAGTTGA
- the LOC108843038 gene encoding protein trichome birefringence-like 31, which translates to MSKQTSADSRMNQSIFQLVLVSLLVIGSARWILDELKSNKSRIFNLYGFRQKPAVFVTKEDQLDESCNVFEGQWVWDNVSYPLYTEKSCPYLVKQTTCQRNGRPDSSYQNWRWQPSSCDLPRFDALKLLDVLRDKRLMFIGDSVQRSTFESMICMVQSVIPDNKKSFHRVPPTKIFRAEEYNVSIEYYWAPFIVESISDHATNHTVHKRLVNLDAIEKHSKSWEGVDVLVFESYVWWMHQPKINATWGDTSKVQEYNVTTAYRIALETWAKWLETKINPVKQRVFFTSMSPTHLWSWEWNPGSDGTCYNELYPIDKPSYWGTGSNQDIMKIVGDVLSRVGDKATLLNITQLSEYRKDGHTTVYGERRGKLLTKEQRADPKNYGDCIHWCLPGVPDTWNEILYAYLLRSHRN; encoded by the exons ATGTCGAAACAAACATCTGCAGATTCGCGGATGAATCAATCCATCTTCCAGCTTGTGCTTGTTAGTCTTCTAGTCATAGGATCCGCGAGATGGATCCTTGATGAACTCAAGAGCAACAAGAGCCGGATATTCAACCTCTATGGCTTCAGACAGAAACCTGCAGTGTTTGTCACCAAAGAGGATCAGCTTGATGAGAGCTGCAACGTCTTTGAAGGACAATGGGTTTGGGACAACGTCTCGTACCCGCTTTACACCGAGAAGAGCTGTCCTTATTTGGTCAAACAAACAACGTGTCAACGGAACGGACGGCCTGATTCTTCTTACCAGAACTGGAGATGGCAACCTAGCTCATGTGACTTGCCCAg GTTCGATGCTTTGAAACTTTTGGACGTGTTGAGAGACAAAAGACTGATGTTCATAGGAGACTCAGTGCAGAGAAGCACGTTCGAGTCAATGATCTGTATGGTACAATCAGTAATACCTGACAACAAGAAGTCTTTCCACAGGGTTCCTCCTACGAAGATCTTCAGAGCGGAGGAATACAATGTGTCTATTGAGTATTACTGGGCACCTTTCATAGTGGAATCGATTTCAGATCATGCAACTAATCATACAGTACACAAAAGGTTGGTTAACCTCGACGCCATTGAGAAACATAGCAAGAGCTGGGAAGGTGTTGATGTTCTAGTCTTTGAGAGTTATGTTTGGTGGATGCATCAACCTAAGATCAATGCAAC GTGGGGAGATACTAGTAAAGTCCAAGAGTATAATGTGACGACTGCTTATAGAATAGCGTTGGAAACATGGGCCAAGTGGTTAGAGACGAAGATCAATCCAGTGAAGCAAAGAGTTTTCTTCACAAGCATGTCTCCAACTCACCTATG GAGCTGGGAGTGGAATCCAGGGAGCGATGGAACCTGTTATAACGAGTTATATCCAATAGACAAACCATCATACTGGGGCACAGGATCAAACCAAGACATCATGAAGATAGTTGGTGATGTTCTAAGCAGAGTTGGAGACAAAGCAACGCTCCTGAACATCACGCAGCTATCAGAATACAGGAAAGACGGACACACGACTGTGTATGGAGAAAGGAGAGGGAAGCTTTTGACGAAGGAACAGAGAGCTGATCCTAAAAACTATGGAGATTGCATACACTGGTGCTTGCCTGGAGTTCCTGATACATGGAACGAGATTCTCTATGCATATTTGCTGCGCAGTCATCGAAATTAA
- the LOC108843041 gene encoding CLAVATA3/ESR (CLE)-related protein 1-like, with product MSQAYDEKNVPHYYIKHIHTLRIELLISTQHMANLKFLMCLFLICVSLSRSSASRPLQQRFAKADGSRRGRMMREAEEVLKANMEKLMERGFNESMRLSPGGPDPRHH from the coding sequence ATGTCTCAGGCATACGATGAGAAAAACGTACCTCATtattacataaaacatataCACACCTTACGTATTGAATTATTAATTAGCACACAACATATGGCTAACTTGAAGTTTTTGATGTGTCTGTTCTTGATCTGTGTTTCGTTGTCGCGATCATCAGCATCTCGGCCATTGCAGCAACGGTTTGCAAAAGCAGATGGAAGTAGACGAGGGCGTATGATGCGAGAAGCAGAAGAAGTGTTGAAAGCTAATATGGAAAAACTAATGGAGAGAGGTTTTAATGAGTCCATGAGACTAAGCCCTGGAGGTCCTGATCCTCGTCATCATTGA
- the LOC108843040 gene encoding uncharacterized protein LOC108843040 isoform X2, translating to MGPAWFGKIYNKLETILVEVDTFTSQSTLCLNSGDPSGWESVRFDPDESGEDPSSDLQQHHDRLGLPRCDSPSDPPSHQNFDVSGYVGVEDLQVEEDILKEDLSVSSSSSSSSDGETLSGASLIQEYCAGNLTSATRHGDEESQISNTLTPQKFSANKVGNVEEVKVESFRDYVSTESQSTTQSSGESFGTVIERNDDPDTLGISIDDSNLNQTETKSSDASVQDNVADMRYSNEEDDSDDVINGKFDAAPLDTKALSFREEPSCVDDNALYALHVRTKKLRSRKILDALATKRIREKEYEQLAIWFGDADMGSDLVKEAIDSKSSQVLESEDSQWELL from the exons ATGGGTCCAGCATGGTTTGGTAAAATCTACAACAAGCTTGAAACTATACTTGTGGAGGTGGACACTTTCACTTCACAG AGCACTCTTTGTTTAAATTCAGGTGATCCTTCTGGATGGGAATCTGTAAGATTTGATCCAGATGAGTCCGGAGAGGACCCTTCTTCTGATTTGCAGCAACACCATGACCGGCTCGGTTTACCGAGGTGTGACAGTCCTTCTGATCCACCATCGCATCAGAACTTTGACGTTTCAGGATATGTAGGGGTTGAGGATTTACAAGTTGAAGAGGATATATTGAAGGAGGATTTGTcagtctcctcctcctcttcctcgtcGTCTGATGGAGAAACACTCTCTGGAGCTTCATTGATTCAAGAGTACTGTGCTGGTAATCTCACATCAGCTACTAGACATGGCGATGAGGAGTCTCAGATCAGTAACACTTTAACTCCTCAGAAATTTTCTGCTAATAAAGTGGGAAATGTAGAAGAAGTTAAGGTTGAATCGTTCAGAGATTATGTTTCCACAGAATCTCAGTCTACTACTCAAAGCTCGGGAGAAAGTTTTGGGACTGTAATAGAACGTAATGATGATCCAGATACGCTTGGGATCTCTATAGATGATTCAAAtctaaatcaaaccgaaacAAAGAGTTCAGATGCGTCTGTTCAAGATAATGTGGCAGACATGAGATACTCTAATGAGGAGG ATGATTCAGATGATGTGATTAATGGCAAATTTGATGCTGCTCCACTGGATACCAAAGCATTATCATTTCGAGAAGAGCCCTCCTGTGTTGACGACAATGCACTCTATGCACTCCATGTCAGGACCAAGAAGCTCAGATCG AGAAAGATCTTGGATGCTTTAGCTACAAAAAGAATAAGAGAGAAGGAGTATGAGCAGCTTGCAATTTGGTTTGGAGATGCAGATATGGGTTCTGATCTGGTCAAAGAAGCCATAGACTCCAAAAGCTCACAGGTACTTGAATCAGAAGATTCCCAATGGGAGCTATTGTGA
- the LOC108841961 gene encoding (R)-mandelonitrile lyase-like: MDCYLLYTVLLLLLLGSVSLSNARPRANRHPSFMRSVTNATDFASEDYYDYIIVGGGTAGCPLAATLSQSFRVLLLERGGVPYTNPNLMTHDGFLTTLTDVTAVDSPAQSFVSEEGVPNARGRVLGGSSAINAGFYSRADEHFFENSGLDWDLRSVNQSYEWVERAIVFRPQLMTWQSAFRDAMLEVGVGPFNGFTLEHKVGTKIGGSTFDRSGRRHSSADLLRFARSSNIRVAVYATVERVLLSDNSNVSAIGVVYRDQLGRYHHAMIRERGEVILSAGSLGTPQLMLLSGIGPRSYLSTWGIPVAVDQPHVGGFVYDNPRNGISIVPPVPMENSLIQVVGVTEDGAFLEAASNVIPFASPLHSVFIRAPASPLYVPVTTIMEKILGPVSVGSLRLASTDVRVNPVVRFNYFSDPQDLERCVNGTRKIGEILRSRAMRDFMVREWFGSHRFRFVGVPLPLDQSNDLVMADFCRRTVSTIWHYHGGCVVGRVVNSDLKVIGVDSLRIVDGSTFNISPGTNPQATLMMLGRYMGLQMLKERMRY, from the exons ATGGACTGTTATCTTCTCTACACGGTGCTTCTACTCCTTCTTCTTGGATCAGTTTCTCTCTCTAACGCAAGGCCACGCGCTAATCGAC ATCCCAGTTTCATGCGATCCGTGACGAACGCAACCGATTTCGCGTCGGAGGACTACTACGACTACATAATCGTCGGCGGAGGAACGGCGGGATGTCCACTCGCCGCCACTCTCTCCCAATCCTTCCGCGTCCTCCTCCTCGAGCGCGGCGGCGTCCCCTACACAAACCCCAACCTGATGACTCACGACGGTTTCTTGACGACTCTCACAGACGTCACCGCCGTCGACTCCCCCGCTCAGTCATTCGTCTCCGAGGAAGGAGTCCCCAACGCTCGAGGCCGCGTCCTCGGAGGAAGCAGCGCGATCAACGCGGGATTCTACAGCAGAGCCGATGAGCACTTCTTCGAGAACTCAGGTCTCGATTGGGATCTGAGGAGCGTGAATCAGTCTTACGAGTGGGTGGAGAGAGCGATCGTGTTCAGACCTCAGCTGATGACGTGGCAGTCCGCGTTTCGAGACGCGATGCTCGAGGTCGGTGTGGGTCCCTTTAACGGCTTCACGCTTGAGCATAAGGTTGGGACTAAGATCGGTGGGTCCACCTTTGACCGTTCAGGGAGGAGACACAGCTCTGCGGATCTTCTCAGATTCGCTAGAAGCTCCAATATTAGAGTAGCTGTTTACGCTACTGTTGAGAGAGTCTTGCTGAGTGATAATTCAAATGTCTCTGCTATTGGAGTTGTGTACCGTGATCAGCTTGGACGTTACCATCACGCAATGATACGGGAGAGAGGAGAGGTGATACTCTCAGCTGGCTCGCTCGGGACTCCGCAGCTGATGCTTCTTAGCGGGATTGGTCCGAGGAGTTACCTTTCGACTTGGGGGATCCCTGTGGCGGTTGACCAGCCTCACGTGGGAGGGTTTGTGTATGATAACCCGAGGAACGGTATCTCTATTGTTCCACCCGTTCCGATGGAGAACTCGTTGATACAAGTGGTGGGTGTTACGGAGGACGGTGCTTTTCTTGAAGCTGCTTCTAACGTGATCCCGTTTGCGTCTCCTCTGCATTCAGTTTTCATCAGGGCTCCGGCTTCTCCTCTGTATGTTCCTGTGACGACTATAATGGAGAAGATTCTAGGTCCGGTGTCTGTTGGTTCGCTGAGGTTGGCTTCGACGGATGTGAGGGTGAACCCGGTTGTTAGGTTTAACTACTTCAGTGATCCACAGGATCTGGAGAGGTGTGTGAACGGGACTAGGAAGATTGGTGAAATACTTAGGAGCCGAGCTATGCGGGACTTTATGGTCAGGGAGTGGTTTGGGAGCCATAGGTTCAGATTCGTTGGAGTTCCGTTACCGTTGGACCAGAGTAATGATCTGGTGATGGCTGACTTCTGCAGACGAACTGTGAGCACTATCTGGCACTACCATGGTGGCTGCGTTGTGGGGAGAGTAGTGAACTCTGATCTCAAAGTCATTGGTGTTGATTCATTGAGGATCGTGGATGGATCAACCTTTAATATCTCTCCAGGGACTAACCCACAAGCTACCTTGATGATGCTTGGAAG GTACATGGGTCTGCAGATGCTGAAAGAGAGAATGAGATACTGA
- the LOC130506544 gene encoding putative RING-H2 finger protein ATL61: MSDIMEILITDICMFFLGFAYCMYRVIYHRGDKNAHMFFLVGIVLASLGLLGLVVSGAYKYYFVDDHDDDDDDANNGHGLGTSGDHVIINITELASVSRSILIRSIPVVDFSPRNFEDGGVECVVSLSEFEEGDKAKLLPSCKHWFHAHCIDAWLESHATCPICRTRVRLFKTNEPSSRSNLTCSDQRSADVTSEVVIDIPT, encoded by the coding sequence ATGAGCGACATTATGGAGATACTTATTACTGATATCTGTATGTTTTTTCTTGGCTTCGCGTATTGCATGTATCGGGTTATTTATCATCGTGGTGACAAGAATGCCcacatgttttttttggttggtATCGTTCTGGCTTCCCTTGGGCTCCTTGGACTAGTAGTGTCTGGCGCCTATAAATATTACTTTGTTGatgatcatgatgatgatgatgatgatgccaACAATGGTCATGGTTTGGGTACCAGCGGTGACCATGTTATCATCAACATCACGGAGTTGGCCAGTGTTAGCCGCTCCATCCTCATCCGATCAATCCCCGTCGTTGATTTTAGTCCTCGGAACTTTGAGGACGGCGGCGTCGAGTGCGTCGTTTCTCTCTCTGAGTTCGAAGAAGGAGACAAAGCCAAGCTCTTACCGAGCTGTAAACACTGGTTTCACGCCCACTGTATAGACGCTTGGCTTGAGTCGCACGCTACTTGTCCTATCTGCAGAACGAGAGTACGCCTGTTCAAAACTAACGAGCCAAGTTCCCGCAGCAATCTAACTTGTTCTGATCAGCGTTCAGCAGATGTGACGTCGGAGGTTGTAATAGACATCCCGACATGA